One window from the genome of Vespula pensylvanica isolate Volc-1 chromosome 11, ASM1446617v1, whole genome shotgun sequence encodes:
- the LOC122632837 gene encoding uncharacterized protein LOC122632837: MSNLNNYYYAQYASISESEPNYDSDNPEVFEALKNSPTHIQFINIIEKRRNKELLYEHWKNIIRHESIIELKDQIKKECGMKVQLRDRVVTYIYKPEIDNDGKYFRFKFVYRYSKILHKWYFSLGCSFLPDILKIKNILKYDIYNPIGPKIIKIMKKMREIIDAFIESYLYIFQIIDYAEKKYPDIAFQVNRNHTNLKMLLMEKTWPKSIKKINTTDIIIVTFTFDKNLEIDIIDFEYLFNENELVSEDIKKMYINLLWNKLEVFIKLPFYEAFTHFMEE; the protein is encoded by the coding sequence ATGtcaaatttgaataattattactatgcTCAATATGCATCAATATCTGAAAGTGAACCTAATTATGATTCTGATAATCCAGAGGTTTTCGAAGCTCTTAAAAACTCTCCAACtcatattcaatttattaatatcattgaaaaaagaagaaacaaagaattattatatgaacattggaaaaatataattcgtcATGAGTCAATTATAGAATTAAAAGatcaaatcaaaaaagaatgtGGTATGAAAGTTCAATTAAGAGATAGAGTTGTAACATATATCTACAAGCCTGAAATAGATAatgatggaaaatattttcgatttaaatttgtttatcgttatagcaaaatattacataaatggTATTTTTCTTTGGGTTGTAGTTTTTTAcctgatatattaaaaatcaaaaatatattaaaatatgatatatacaatCCGATTGGTcctaaaataattaagatcatgaaaaaaatgagagaaattatAGATGCCTTTATAGAatcatatttgtatatttttcaaattattgattatgcagaaaaaaaatatccagaTATTGCATTTCAAGTAAATCGAAatcatacaaatttaaaaatgttattgatGGAGAAGACATGGCCAAAGagtataaagaagataaatacaacagatataattattgttacctttacatttgataaaaatcttgaaattgACATTATTGATTTTGAATATCTattcaatgaaaatgaattagtatcagaagatataaaaaaaatgtatataaatttattgtgGAATAAGTTAgaagtttttataaaattacctTTCTATGAAGCATTTACACATTTCATGGAAGAATGA